GTGCCTCCTGAACCCAGACTCTATTCTATCCGGATATATGGTCCCTTGAATCAAGTACTCAGCGCCCTCGCGCCGCGCGACCTCCTCGAAAACGCGGATGAACTCCTCGCCGATTATCCTGCGCTTCTGCTCCGGGTCCGCGACGCCCCTCATTTTTTGCATGAAGCGCTCCCTCGCGTCGACGCAGACGAGCTTCATCGGGAACCTCGAGAAGGTCCGCGCTATGAGCTCCGGCTCCCCCTCCCTCATGAAACCGTGGTCCACGAAGACCGCGACGAGCCTCTTTCCTATCGCTCTCGAGGCGAGCAGTGCCGCGGTGCTAGAATCGACTCCGCCGCTGAGGCCCATGATGCTCCTTCCCCTGCCTATTGTGGCTCGGAGCTCCGAGACCGCCCTCCTGACGAACCCGGCCATCGTCCAGCCGCGCCTGCAGCCGCAAACCCTGAAGACGAAGTTCGAGAGAATCTTCCGGCCGCGCGGGGTGTGGACGACCTCGGGGTGCCACTGCACACCGTAGATTCTCCTCCTAGGCTCCCTGAAGGCGGCCACGGGAGCGTCGGCTGTTCTGGCGAGGGTCTCCCAGCCCTCGGGCAGGGAGAAAACGGTGTCGGCGTGGCTCATCCAGACCCTCTCCCGGCGCCCCAGACCGGCGAGAAGCGTGCCGGGGCGAAGGATGGTCGCCGTCGTCGCCCCGTACTCCCTGCCGCTCGAGCGCCTGACGTCGCCCCCGAAGTGAAGGGCGAGGAGCTGGTGGCCGTAGCAGATGCCCAGAACCGGCAGTCCCATCTCGAGGATGCGGGGGTCGAATCGCGGAGCACCCGGTTCGTGGACGCTCGAGGGCCCTCCCGAGAGAATCAGGCCCCGGACGCGCAGCCGGGGCCCCATCGCCGTTATCCCCTCAGGAGAGATGTCCGGAGGAGCGATTTCGGAGTAGACCCGCAGCTCCCTCACCCTCCTCCCGATGAGGTGGCAGTACTGGCCCCCGAAGTCCAGAATCAGAATCGTGTCCAGCCCGCCAGAGCCTCCCGGCCCGCCCCGGGCCCTTTTGCCGTTCCCGTGAGCGCCCTCTGCCGAGGACCGCCTCCCCACCATTTCCATCACCCGCAACTCAGTTGGAGGGGGCTCCCCTCCCCCGGGCGAATGTGTTCTGAATCAGGGCCCTCCCCAGAGCGCCGAATGCGCTCTCGACGTTCTCCCCCGTCTTTGCGCTGCTCATGAAGAGACTGGCCCCCATCCCATCCGCCACCGACGCCGCCTCCGCTTCAGTGTACTGGGCGTGGGTCTTCAGGTCGCTCTTGTTTACTATGAGCACGATGGGAATCTCACCGCACACCCTCCGTATCGATTCCGCCCAGCGGGGGACGTTGCCCAGCGTCTCCCGGCGGGTAAGGTCGGCAACGACGATGGCGCCCTCCGCGTCCCTGTAATAGGTCGGCTTGATGAAGTCGAGCGTCCTCTGGCCCGCGATGTCCCATATTATCATCTTCAGCCTGTAGCGCTCACCCGTCGAGACCCTCTCCACAGCCATCGTCCTCTTGACCACCTTCGCCCCGATGGTCTCGATGTACCTGTCGTCGAAGACACTGAAGACAAAACGCGCCACAAGGCTCGTCTTCCCGACGGCCGGGTCGCCGAGCATGCAGACCTTCTTCATCAATATCGGCTCCGGGGGTGAAGGGGCATCCGCCTCCTCCTCCGTCAGAAACCAGTCCATGAACTCGTTGATACCGGGCCCTCCGTCCGTCCCCATCGGCCCCACCAGCGTGACGGGAATGGGGCGCGGGGCTTATCAAATCTGCCCTGCCGACGCCGCCTGCGAGCGCGCGCAATCCCACGGGGAGCCACAGGGGCGGGCGCTCACCGTACCGCCAGCCACCTCATTT
The genomic region above belongs to Thermoplasmata archaeon and contains:
- the guaA gene encoding glutamine-hydrolyzing GMP synthase — protein: MEMVGRRSSAEGAHGNGKRARGGPGGSGGLDTILILDFGGQYCHLIGRRVRELRVYSEIAPPDISPEGITAMGPRLRVRGLILSGGPSSVHEPGAPRFDPRILEMGLPVLGICYGHQLLALHFGGDVRRSSGREYGATTATILRPGTLLAGLGRRERVWMSHADTVFSLPEGWETLARTADAPVAAFREPRRRIYGVQWHPEVVHTPRGRKILSNFVFRVCGCRRGWTMAGFVRRAVSELRATIGRGRSIMGLSGGVDSSTAALLASRAIGKRLVAVFVDHGFMREGEPELIARTFSRFPMKLVCVDARERFMQKMRGVADPEQKRRIIGEEFIRVFEEVARREGAEYLIQGTIYPDRIESGFRRHSDRIKTHHNVAGIPADIKFRGIAEPLRDLYKDEVRRVARQLGLPRQLVWRQPFPGPGLAVRIMGEVTEEKLNIERRADRIVTEEIERARLERRPWQYFAVLTDTKSVGVKGDSRSYGYVVAVRAVVSKEAMTASFFPLPHRVLERISTRITNEIPQVTRVVYDITHKPPGTIEWE
- a CDS encoding GTP-binding protein; translated protein: MGTDGGPGINEFMDWFLTEEEADAPSPPEPILMKKVCMLGDPAVGKTSLVARFVFSVFDDRYIETIGAKVVKRTMAVERVSTGERYRLKMIIWDIAGQRTLDFIKPTYYRDAEGAIVVADLTRRETLGNVPRWAESIRRVCGEIPIVLIVNKSDLKTHAQYTEAEAASVADGMGASLFMSSAKTGENVESAFGALGRALIQNTFARGRGAPSN